A window from Limanda limanda chromosome 14, fLimLim1.1, whole genome shotgun sequence encodes these proteins:
- the LOC133019633 gene encoding large ribosomal subunit protein uL22m-like — protein sequence MWYLVKMIQGMSIDEAISQLEFNDKKGARIMKEILLEAQEMAVNHHNVEYRSNLYVAESFSSKGRYLKRIRYHGKGMFGIMDKVYCHYFVKLVEGSPPKTEEKTSFDQAKEYVQSLKNRTIIHSL from the exons ATGTGGTACCTGGTGAAAATG ATTCAAGGCATGAGCATCGATGAGGCCATCTCCCAGCTGGAGTTCAACGACAAGAAAGGAGCCAGGATCATGAAAGAG ATCCTTCTGGAGGCGCAGGAGAtggctgtcaatcatcacaACGTAGAGTACAGATCCAACCTGTATGTAG CTGAGTCCTTCTCCAGCAAAGGCAGGTACCTGAAGCGGATCCGGTACCACGGCAAAGGCATGTTCGGCATCATGGACAAAGTTTACTGCCACTACTTCGTCAAGCTGGTGGAGGGGTCGCCGCcaaagaccgaggagaagacGAGCTTTGACCAGGCTAAAGAGTACGTCCAGAGCCTGAAGAACAGAACCATCATCCACAGTCTGTAG